One stretch of Siphonobacter curvatus DNA includes these proteins:
- a CDS encoding PD-(D/E)XK nuclease-like domain-containing protein, whose product MNEESYRQLRRISNSDLSRFRDYLFGKKSYIPPRTATFGRALHATLLEPNVPQIEVHTADQERLALLEKNLRSHKAFNWYRQYSKKEHAQLFTDPATDLLCKARLDMVYQNRVVLDLKTTSAHSYQDFINQCHNLEYDRQAAFYLDSLGGTGKQFIFVGVQKKEPYDIFWFETTLEFLAEGRKKYQFLLETWKDVNFDFNQGEPWRLVA is encoded by the coding sequence ATGAATGAAGAAAGCTACCGGCAGCTTCGCCGGATCTCAAATAGCGACCTAAGCCGCTTCCGGGATTATTTATTTGGTAAGAAATCGTATATCCCTCCCCGGACTGCCACCTTTGGCCGGGCTTTGCACGCAACGCTACTCGAGCCGAACGTTCCGCAAATTGAGGTACATACCGCAGACCAGGAACGACTGGCTTTGCTAGAGAAAAACCTGCGTTCCCATAAAGCGTTTAACTGGTACCGTCAGTATTCCAAAAAGGAGCACGCCCAACTGTTTACGGATCCGGCCACGGATTTACTCTGTAAGGCTCGTCTGGATATGGTATATCAGAACCGGGTGGTGCTGGATTTAAAAACGACTTCGGCCCATTCCTACCAGGATTTTATCAATCAGTGTCATAATCTGGAGTATGACCGACAGGCGGCCTTTTACCTGGATAGCCTGGGAGGTACGGGAAAGCAGTTTATTTTCGTAGGCGTTCAGAAGAAAGAACCGTACGATATTTTCTGGTTCGAAACGACGCTGGAGTTTCTGGCCGAAGGTCGCAAAAAGTATCAGTTTCTGCTGGAAACCTGGAAAGACGTAAACTTTGATTTTAATCAGGGTGAGCCCTGGCGTCTGGTTGCCTGA
- the ruvB gene encoding Holliday junction branch migration DNA helicase RuvB — protein MEENIVRQKTVKDADREFERALRPLSFDDFTGQEKVLENLKIFVQAAKQRGETLDHVLLHGPPGLGKTTLSHILANEMGAGLKATTGPVLEKPSDLTGVLTTLQTGDVLFIDEIHRLNPVVEEYLYSAMEDYRIDILLDSGPNSRTVQIGLNPFTLIGATTRAGLLTSPLRARFGINCRLEYYDADLLSSIITRSSTMLGTPIEPEGAMELARRSRGTPRIANNLLRRTRDFAQVLGNGTITRDIASLSLRALEVDEGGLDEMDNRILLAIIEKFKGGPVGLSTIATAIGDEAETIEEVYEPFLIQEGYLMRTPRGREATEKAYRHLGFDFPTKTNSFQIAA, from the coding sequence ATGGAAGAAAATATTGTTCGTCAGAAGACGGTGAAGGACGCCGATCGGGAATTTGAACGGGCGTTGCGTCCCCTCTCGTTCGACGACTTTACGGGTCAGGAAAAAGTGCTGGAGAACCTGAAGATTTTCGTTCAGGCGGCAAAGCAACGCGGCGAAACGCTCGACCATGTATTGTTACACGGACCTCCGGGTCTGGGCAAAACGACGCTCTCTCACATTCTGGCTAACGAGATGGGAGCCGGGCTGAAAGCGACGACCGGACCCGTACTGGAAAAGCCCAGTGATCTGACGGGCGTGCTGACTACCTTACAAACGGGCGACGTACTGTTCATTGATGAGATTCACCGGCTCAATCCTGTGGTGGAAGAGTATCTGTATTCGGCCATGGAAGATTACCGAATTGATATTTTGCTCGATTCCGGGCCTAATTCCCGAACTGTACAGATTGGCCTGAATCCCTTCACCCTGATTGGAGCGACGACACGGGCGGGATTGCTTACTTCACCGTTACGGGCCCGGTTTGGTATCAACTGCCGCCTGGAATACTACGACGCGGATTTGTTGTCAAGTATTATTACCCGCTCTTCAACAATGTTAGGTACGCCCATTGAGCCGGAAGGAGCCATGGAGCTGGCCCGCCGCAGTCGCGGTACGCCACGGATTGCCAATAATCTGCTGCGTCGTACACGTGACTTTGCTCAGGTCTTGGGAAATGGAACCATTACGCGGGATATTGCCTCGCTGTCGTTACGAGCCTTGGAAGTAGATGAAGGAGGGCTGGACGAAATGGACAACCGAATTCTGCTGGCGATTATTGAGAAATTCAAGGGAGGTCCGGTAGGTCTGTCCACCATTGCCACGGCTATTGGGGATGAAGCGGAAACCATTGAAGAAGTGTACGAACCTTTCCTCATTCAGGAAGGATACCTAATGCGGACACCCCGGGGCCGGGAAGCTACCGAAAAAGCCTATCGCCATTTAGGGTTTGATTTTCCTACAAAGACAAACTCCTTTCAAATCGCTGCTTAA
- a CDS encoding M23 family metallopeptidase gives MKSSTLVTLLLLGLLSACNKPSTVIQGLLGEQSPRDTYVRTLRKQGMLETEAVQQWLHAGETALHDSLIVSLPFREDGVFPAGGQRVFTYQFILPAGRRLEVQLNSTDSLYFLDLFQLRENASPQRLAYVSEKNRILRWEATDDTPLLLRLQPQLSQPEGEFSLRLRTEPLLAFPVAGRSAQHIISFWGAARDGGARSHEGIDVIAPRGTPLLASVPGYITRTGTNPLGGNVVHLSADGLNLSLYYAHLDQQLVQSGQRVQAGDTLGTVGNTGNAITTAPHLHFGIYRSGGAIDPLPYVQAPEFPAATVSKRSADTLRTREATALFSSLPPSRTTRQRLPRHAIVWVEAATKGYFRVQMPEGQRGYVLASSIQPTDKRLSRRKLTTIEIFRKSLTEAVVDTLPKGTTIDVLGTAAAHEFIRLSDGRRGWIPTISDVKTL, from the coding sequence ATGAAATCATCTACACTGGTCACGCTGCTGCTGCTTGGTTTGCTGAGTGCCTGTAATAAACCAAGTACGGTCATTCAGGGACTCCTGGGTGAACAATCTCCCCGTGACACCTACGTCCGGACTTTACGCAAACAGGGCATGCTTGAAACGGAAGCCGTACAGCAGTGGCTTCATGCGGGCGAAACGGCCCTCCACGATTCGTTGATTGTTTCACTGCCGTTTCGGGAAGACGGCGTATTCCCGGCGGGTGGTCAGCGGGTGTTTACGTACCAGTTTATCCTACCTGCGGGTCGGCGGCTGGAAGTTCAGTTGAACAGTACGGATAGTCTGTACTTTCTCGACTTGTTTCAGCTCCGGGAAAATGCCTCGCCTCAACGTCTGGCGTATGTATCGGAAAAAAACCGAATCCTCCGCTGGGAGGCGACGGACGATACGCCGCTTTTGCTCCGCCTGCAACCGCAGCTCTCACAACCCGAAGGTGAGTTTTCGCTTCGCTTACGAACAGAACCCCTGCTGGCTTTCCCCGTGGCGGGACGATCCGCCCAGCACATCATCAGCTTTTGGGGAGCCGCTCGCGATGGCGGAGCCCGTTCACATGAGGGAATTGATGTCATTGCTCCACGCGGCACGCCCCTGCTGGCTTCGGTACCGGGTTACATCACTCGCACGGGTACGAATCCGCTGGGAGGTAACGTCGTACATCTTTCCGCCGATGGCTTGAATCTCTCGCTCTACTACGCTCACCTCGATCAGCAGTTGGTCCAGTCCGGGCAACGTGTACAAGCGGGTGATACGCTGGGAACGGTTGGCAATACGGGCAACGCCATCACGACGGCTCCGCACCTGCATTTTGGAATTTATCGCTCGGGCGGGGCGATTGATCCACTCCCGTACGTACAGGCTCCGGAATTTCCCGCCGCTACGGTTTCCAAACGATCCGCCGATACCTTACGAACTCGGGAAGCGACCGCCCTTTTCAGTAGTTTACCCCCATCGCGTACCACCCGTCAGCGGCTGCCCCGACACGCGATCGTATGGGTGGAAGCGGCCACCAAGGGATACTTCCGCGTACAAATGCCCGAAGGCCAGCGAGGATATGTACTCGCCAGCAGTATCCAGCCTACGGATAAACGGCTCAGTCGACGGAAACTTACGACGATAGAAATCTTCCGGAAAAGCCTGACGGAAGCCGTAGTGGATACGCTTCCCAAGGGAACAACTATTGATGTACTGGGGACTGCTGCCGCCCACGAATTCATTCGTTTATCGGATGGGCGACGGGGCTGGATTCCGACGATTTCTGACGTAAAAACGCTCTAA
- a CDS encoding glycosyl hydrolase family 28 protein, translated as MKKILVLASLLVSLSFQTLDSRKQVFLIGDSTLATKPNPQDPERGWGQMLPEFLDETVVVRNHAVNGRSTKSFINEGRWKKVLDELHAGDWVLIQFGHNDEKKEDSTRYADPQTTYRENLTRFIRETKAKGAHPILITPVMRRRFDEKGTVQDTHGDYPAAVKAVAQQQKVPLVDLHQKSRQLLQTMGVEPSKRLFLWYMPGYFASRPKEVKDDTHFSAYGAAHMAALVADGLREEKTELAKALKKSPFQEKLAYELPQIYQPVFRKDTFRIETYGAKADGQTLNSTAINKAITTCSEAGGGTVLVPSGLWLTGPIVLKNNVNLHLQRGALLQFSDRKSDYPLVKTTWEGLDAIRCQAPISATDVHDIAITGEGFIDGAGDGWRAVKKSKLNPPAWEKLVASGGVVDGEIWYPSEQSLKGAKVKGAVSLANGFDFKKSEEIRDFLRPNMLSLTRCQNILLEGVTIQNSPAWCVHPLLCQDITLKNVTVRNPWYAQNGDGLDLESCKNALIDGCTFDVGDDGICIKSGRDEEGRKRGVPTENVIARNSTVFHAHGGFVVGSEMSGGARNLFVSNCSFLGTDVGLRFKTTRGRGGIVEDVFISDIQMTRIPGEAILFDMYYMAKDPVPQTGDKSEPLPIEAKPINEGTPQFRRFFVRNVVCKGAETGILVRGLPEMNIQDILIENSVIESNKGLVCIEGQRITLKNVQLLSKQMPVMQVQNSQAITLDRIGYSPASSLLLKVSGDRSKQVELLHTDTSKAKKVREDAR; from the coding sequence ATGAAGAAAATCCTTGTTTTGGCCAGTTTGCTGGTTAGTCTTTCGTTTCAAACCCTCGATTCCCGGAAGCAGGTCTTCCTGATTGGCGATTCGACCCTGGCTACTAAACCGAATCCACAAGACCCCGAACGGGGCTGGGGACAAATGCTGCCCGAATTTCTGGATGAGACCGTAGTGGTTCGTAATCACGCCGTTAACGGTCGCAGTACGAAAAGTTTTATCAACGAAGGTCGTTGGAAGAAGGTACTGGATGAGCTACACGCGGGGGACTGGGTGCTGATTCAGTTTGGGCACAACGATGAGAAAAAGGAGGATTCTACCCGATATGCCGATCCGCAAACGACGTACCGCGAAAACCTGACCCGTTTTATTCGGGAAACGAAAGCGAAGGGAGCCCATCCTATACTGATTACGCCCGTGATGCGTCGCCGGTTTGACGAAAAAGGAACGGTTCAGGATACGCACGGCGACTATCCGGCGGCAGTAAAAGCCGTGGCTCAGCAGCAGAAAGTACCTCTGGTGGATTTGCATCAAAAAAGCCGTCAATTGCTGCAAACCATGGGCGTAGAACCCTCCAAACGCCTGTTTTTGTGGTACATGCCCGGCTACTTTGCCAGTCGGCCCAAAGAAGTGAAAGACGATACGCACTTTTCAGCGTACGGGGCTGCTCATATGGCTGCTCTCGTGGCCGATGGCCTGCGGGAAGAAAAAACGGAACTGGCAAAAGCTTTGAAAAAGAGTCCATTCCAGGAAAAACTGGCCTACGAACTTCCCCAGATTTATCAGCCCGTTTTCCGGAAAGATACCTTTCGGATTGAAACCTACGGAGCCAAAGCCGACGGACAGACTCTGAATTCTACCGCCATCAATAAAGCCATTACAACCTGTAGTGAAGCCGGTGGGGGTACGGTGTTGGTCCCCTCGGGCTTGTGGTTAACGGGACCGATTGTCCTGAAAAACAACGTCAATCTGCACCTGCAACGCGGAGCTTTGCTGCAATTCAGTGATCGTAAAAGTGATTATCCGCTGGTGAAAACAACCTGGGAAGGACTGGACGCCATTCGTTGTCAGGCTCCCATTAGTGCTACCGACGTACATGACATTGCCATCACGGGCGAAGGTTTTATCGACGGAGCGGGAGATGGCTGGCGAGCCGTGAAAAAAAGCAAGTTGAACCCACCCGCCTGGGAGAAACTCGTGGCCTCGGGCGGTGTCGTAGATGGCGAAATCTGGTACCCGTCCGAGCAGTCACTCAAAGGGGCTAAAGTGAAAGGAGCGGTAAGTCTGGCGAATGGCTTTGATTTCAAGAAGTCCGAAGAAATCCGGGATTTTCTGCGGCCTAACATGCTGAGTCTGACGCGTTGCCAGAACATTCTGCTGGAAGGCGTTACCATTCAAAACTCACCCGCCTGGTGTGTTCACCCGCTGTTATGTCAGGACATTACGCTGAAAAACGTGACGGTACGGAATCCCTGGTACGCCCAGAATGGCGACGGACTGGATCTGGAATCCTGCAAAAACGCTCTGATCGACGGCTGCACCTTCGACGTAGGGGACGACGGCATCTGTATCAAATCAGGCCGCGATGAAGAGGGTCGCAAGCGGGGAGTACCGACCGAAAATGTCATTGCCCGCAACAGTACGGTCTTTCACGCCCACGGCGGTTTTGTAGTAGGAAGCGAAATGTCGGGCGGTGCCCGGAATCTATTCGTATCGAATTGCTCGTTTCTGGGAACGGATGTCGGACTGCGGTTCAAAACTACGCGTGGTCGGGGTGGTATTGTGGAGGATGTGTTCATCTCCGATATTCAAATGACCCGCATTCCCGGCGAAGCCATCTTGTTTGATATGTACTACATGGCAAAAGATCCCGTTCCGCAGACGGGTGATAAATCCGAACCGCTGCCCATTGAAGCCAAGCCCATCAATGAAGGTACGCCGCAATTCCGTCGGTTTTTCGTTCGGAACGTGGTTTGTAAAGGGGCCGAAACGGGAATCCTCGTACGGGGTTTGCCAGAAATGAATATTCAGGATATTCTGATTGAAAATTCGGTAATCGAATCCAATAAAGGGTTGGTTTGTATTGAAGGACAGCGTATTACGCTAAAGAATGTACAGCTGCTGAGCAAACAGATGCCGGTCATGCAGGTACAGAATAGTCAGGCTATTACGCTGGATCGGATTGGGTATTCGCCTGCTTCTTCGCTCTTACTGAAAGTTTCGGGAGACCGTTCGAAACAGGTCGAATTGTTACATACGGATACTTCCAAGGCTAAAAAAGTACGGGAAGACGCTCGCTAA
- a CDS encoding cupin domain-containing protein, with amino-acid sequence MDPKELRFVKADDLSWETVGEGLRRKVLSYDSNLMMVRVDFERGAVGTIHQHPHTQMSYVESGVFEIIIGEERQMLQKGDAYYIPPHMPHGAVCREAGVLVDVFTPMREDFV; translated from the coding sequence ATGGATCCGAAAGAATTACGTTTTGTGAAAGCTGATGACCTCTCCTGGGAAACCGTAGGTGAAGGCTTACGTCGGAAAGTACTCAGCTACGATTCCAATTTAATGATGGTTAGGGTGGATTTCGAGCGGGGAGCAGTAGGGACGATTCATCAGCATCCACATACGCAGATGAGCTACGTGGAAAGCGGTGTATTTGAAATCATCATCGGCGAAGAACGTCAGATGCTACAGAAAGGCGATGCCTACTACATTCCGCCCCACATGCCCCACGGAGCCGTGTGCCGAGAGGCGGGCGTACTGGTGGATGTATTCACGCCGATGCGGGAGGATTTTGTATAA
- a CDS encoding TlpA family protein disulfide reductase, translating to MNFRKNTVSVLAMLFCITGLLLTGCQSSPKAENTENKTAEPAQTATTEAGDFPLQTLDGKTVNLSELKGKVVFMNVWATWCPPCRAELPDIEKLYKKMQGKPVEFVMLTVDEELQAARDFIKKEGYSFPVYAPTGPLPKAFETQAIPVTFVIDANGKIVDRNEGMANYNSDEFVAHLTSLLPK from the coding sequence ATGAACTTTAGAAAAAATACGGTGTCGGTACTAGCGATGCTATTCTGTATTACCGGGTTATTGCTGACGGGTTGTCAGAGTTCACCCAAGGCTGAAAACACCGAAAACAAGACTGCGGAACCAGCTCAAACGGCCACAACTGAGGCGGGTGATTTTCCGCTACAAACGCTTGACGGCAAAACAGTCAATCTTTCGGAACTGAAAGGGAAAGTCGTATTCATGAACGTTTGGGCGACCTGGTGTCCTCCCTGCCGGGCGGAGTTACCAGACATTGAAAAGCTGTACAAAAAAATGCAGGGTAAACCGGTAGAATTTGTGATGCTGACCGTAGACGAGGAGCTTCAGGCCGCCCGTGATTTTATCAAGAAAGAAGGGTATTCATTTCCCGTGTACGCTCCTACCGGACCGCTACCGAAAGCATTTGAAACGCAGGCGATTCCCGTAACGTTTGTGATCGATGCCAACGGCAAGATTGTAGACCGGAACGAAGGAATGGCTAATTATAACAGTGATGAGTTTGTAGCTCACCTAACTTCTTTATTACCAAAGTAA
- a CDS encoding cation:proton antiporter, whose translation MELYYTFSVLIVVSAIFSYLNLRFLRLPATIGIMVMALVSSVLLVGFGRFWPHFFDDAARFIKGANLEEILMGAMLNFLLFAGAIHIHIGDLREEKRYVIVFSTISVILSTLLVGGLLYLTLGFLHMDIPLIQCLVFGALISPTDPIAVLSILKAAGVPKSLETKIAGESLFNDGVAVVVFLTLLEMARESSTEFSLASISLLLVKEAVGGLLVGLILGFIASKSMKRIDDYKVSVMITLAVVMGGYLLAQAMHISGPLTMVAAGLVVGNYGKTQAMSEITQDYLEKFWELIDEIMNACLFLLIGFELILIPDLGKYWLVGTIAIVIVLLARWISIAVPSRIIPFREKLDRQSMVILVWGGLRGGVSVALALSIDSHLNNELFLSITYFVVVFSLIAQGLTIGKLTKPTHPQPVDAM comes from the coding sequence ATGGAATTGTATTACACCTTCTCCGTTCTTATCGTTGTTTCCGCTATTTTTTCCTATCTGAATCTTAGGTTTTTACGGTTGCCCGCTACCATTGGTATCATGGTCATGGCTCTGGTTTCTTCCGTTCTCCTGGTAGGCTTTGGACGCTTCTGGCCGCATTTTTTCGATGATGCCGCCCGCTTTATCAAAGGAGCCAACCTGGAGGAAATTCTCATGGGAGCCATGCTGAACTTCCTGCTTTTTGCCGGGGCGATTCACATTCACATTGGCGATTTGCGGGAAGAAAAACGCTACGTTATTGTTTTCTCCACCATCAGCGTTATTCTGTCGACCTTACTCGTGGGCGGATTGCTCTACCTTACGCTGGGATTTTTACATATGGATATTCCGCTCATTCAGTGTCTGGTCTTTGGAGCTTTGATCTCCCCTACCGATCCCATTGCGGTACTGAGTATTCTAAAAGCGGCGGGTGTCCCTAAATCTCTGGAAACCAAAATTGCAGGTGAATCGCTCTTTAATGATGGCGTAGCCGTCGTTGTTTTCCTGACGTTGCTGGAAATGGCCCGCGAAAGCAGTACGGAATTTTCACTAGCCTCTATTTCGTTATTACTCGTGAAGGAAGCAGTCGGTGGTCTGCTGGTCGGTCTCATTCTGGGTTTCATTGCTTCCAAATCCATGAAACGTATCGATGACTATAAAGTATCCGTCATGATTACGCTGGCAGTGGTAATGGGTGGTTATTTGCTGGCTCAGGCTATGCACATTTCTGGTCCGTTGACGATGGTAGCGGCTGGTTTAGTGGTTGGTAACTACGGAAAGACGCAGGCGATGTCGGAAATTACGCAGGATTACCTGGAGAAATTCTGGGAACTGATTGATGAAATCATGAATGCCTGTCTGTTCTTACTCATTGGCTTCGAACTGATTCTGATCCCTGATTTGGGTAAATACTGGCTGGTGGGTACGATTGCCATCGTGATTGTGCTGCTGGCTCGCTGGATTTCCATCGCCGTTCCTTCCCGCATTATTCCTTTTCGGGAAAAACTCGACCGTCAATCGATGGTAATTCTGGTTTGGGGTGGACTTCGCGGTGGTGTTTCCGTAGCTCTGGCCCTTTCCATTGACAGTCACCTAAACAATGAACTATTTCTATCCATCACCTATTTCGTGGTAGTATTCTCACTCATCGCCCAGGGCCTTACCATTGGCAAGCTAACCAAGCCTACCCATCCTCAGCCCGTCGATGCGATGTAA
- a CDS encoding glycine--tRNA ligase has translation MAEQQEPAGSLKDIIAHAKEYGFVFPSSEIYDGLQAVYDYGQYGVELKNNLKSVWWKAMTMLHDNVVGIDASIFMHPLTWKASGHVDSFNDPMIDNKDSKKRYRADQLLEAKAEEYANNGHPERGETLLNRMGRLLDANDLEGVRELIISEGIVCPVSGTDNWTEVRQFNLMFSTQVGAVSDDASLIYLRPETAQGIFVNFLNVQKTGRMKVPFGIAQIGKAFRNEIVARQFTFRMREFEQMEMQFFCRPGTEMEWYDKWKETRMKFHQALGIPASKLRFKPHDKLAHYANAAVDIEFKFPFGFREMEGIHSRTDFDLKSHQELSKKKQQYFDNDLNEDGKPYGNYIPYVVETSVGADRLFLAVLCNAYTEETSEDGKTRTYLKLHPAVAPIKAAVLPLVKKDGLPEKAREIQNQLKYDFNVFYEERDSIGKRYTRQDLIGTPFCIAVDYQTLEDNTVTIRHRDSTEQERIAIADLKAKIGHAVSLERVLENL, from the coding sequence ATGGCCGAACAACAGGAACCCGCTGGCTCGCTCAAGGACATCATCGCCCATGCCAAGGAGTACGGCTTTGTTTTCCCCTCCTCTGAAATTTACGATGGCTTACAGGCCGTATACGATTATGGTCAGTATGGCGTCGAACTGAAAAATAACCTCAAATCGGTCTGGTGGAAAGCCATGACGATGCTGCATGATAACGTCGTAGGAATTGATGCATCGATTTTCATGCATCCGCTTACCTGGAAAGCTTCCGGTCACGTGGATTCGTTCAACGATCCCATGATCGACAACAAAGACTCCAAAAAACGGTACCGGGCCGATCAATTGCTCGAAGCAAAAGCCGAAGAATACGCCAACAACGGTCATCCTGAACGCGGTGAAACCTTGCTGAACCGCATGGGTCGTCTGCTGGACGCCAACGATCTGGAAGGCGTACGCGAACTGATCATCTCCGAAGGTATTGTTTGCCCGGTTTCTGGTACCGATAATTGGACGGAAGTACGCCAGTTCAACCTGATGTTCTCGACCCAGGTTGGAGCCGTATCTGACGATGCCAGTTTGATTTACCTGCGTCCGGAAACGGCTCAGGGTATTTTTGTGAACTTCCTGAACGTACAGAAAACGGGTCGGATGAAAGTTCCCTTCGGTATTGCCCAAATTGGGAAAGCCTTCCGGAACGAGATCGTAGCTCGTCAGTTTACCTTCCGGATGCGGGAGTTTGAGCAGATGGAAATGCAATTCTTCTGCCGCCCCGGTACCGAAATGGAATGGTACGACAAGTGGAAAGAGACTCGGATGAAATTCCACCAGGCCCTGGGAATTCCAGCCAGTAAGCTTCGTTTCAAACCCCACGACAAGCTGGCTCACTACGCCAATGCCGCCGTGGATATTGAGTTTAAGTTTCCTTTCGGCTTCCGGGAAATGGAAGGTATTCACTCCCGTACGGATTTCGATTTGAAGAGCCATCAGGAGCTTTCAAAGAAAAAACAGCAGTACTTCGACAACGACCTCAACGAAGACGGCAAGCCGTACGGAAATTACATTCCATACGTAGTTGAAACGTCGGTTGGAGCCGATCGTCTGTTCCTGGCCGTACTGTGCAATGCGTATACGGAAGAAACCAGCGAAGACGGTAAAACCCGTACCTACCTGAAACTGCACCCGGCTGTGGCTCCCATCAAAGCTGCGGTATTACCCCTGGTGAAAAAAGACGGCCTACCCGAGAAAGCCCGCGAAATTCAGAATCAGTTGAAGTACGATTTCAACGTATTCTACGAAGAACGCGACAGTATCGGAAAACGCTATACCCGTCAGGATCTGATTGGTACGCCGTTCTGTATTGCCGTGGATTACCAAACGCTGGAAGACAATACGGTCACCATTCGTCACCGCGACTCAACCGAGCAGGAGCGTATTGCAATCGCCGATCTGAAAGCAAAAATCGGTCACGCCGTATCGCTGGAGCGGGTTTTAGAAAATTTATAA
- a CDS encoding GNAT family N-acetyltransferase, whose translation MIVVHVESVQSADAQFLLAEAVQELQRRYPDFPANEYHSAEAPGSAFVIARIEGKAVGCGALRPYVPEVVEIKRMFVLDNYRRQGVSRRLLETLEEEARRLGYRRVILETGVRQPEAIELYRRTGYEQIPNYGYDGEDSLSVCFGKDL comes from the coding sequence ATGATTGTTGTACACGTTGAATCCGTACAGTCGGCCGATGCTCAGTTTTTACTAGCGGAAGCAGTACAAGAACTACAACGTCGCTACCCCGATTTTCCGGCGAATGAATATCATTCCGCCGAAGCTCCGGGTTCAGCCTTTGTCATTGCCCGCATCGAAGGAAAAGCGGTAGGGTGTGGAGCCCTACGACCTTATGTTCCGGAGGTAGTTGAAATCAAACGAATGTTTGTATTGGATAATTACCGTCGGCAGGGAGTATCCCGGCGACTGTTGGAAACGTTGGAGGAAGAAGCTCGTCGCCTGGGTTACCGTCGCGTTATACTGGAAACGGGCGTTCGGCAACCCGAAGCGATTGAACTGTATCGACGTACGGGTTACGAGCAAATTCCTAACTACGGCTATGATGGTGAGGATAGCTTGAGCGTGTGCTTTGGTAAAGACTTATAA
- a CDS encoding C40 family peptidase — MLRKVLLAGFFTCFLNVSFAQRAAVEQEPKSTRLERYTNDVLDFAEQHLHIRYRSGGTTKGGFDCSGFVRFCFKNFGMLLPHSSASMKSLGHEVAKKDCQPGDLIFFKGGNSHSNRIGHVGIVSEVKDGKIRFIHSAYNGGVRFDWLDQEKYYQTRFSGLRRVIGVLDFLPSES, encoded by the coding sequence ATGCTAAGAAAAGTTCTTCTAGCAGGTTTTTTTACCTGCTTCCTGAATGTATCTTTTGCCCAACGAGCGGCGGTTGAACAGGAACCCAAAAGCACCCGACTGGAGCGTTATACCAACGACGTTCTGGACTTTGCCGAACAGCATTTGCACATTCGGTATCGGTCGGGTGGTACTACGAAAGGGGGTTTTGATTGCAGCGGATTCGTCCGGTTTTGCTTCAAAAACTTTGGAATGTTACTCCCTCATTCCAGTGCTTCCATGAAATCATTAGGGCACGAAGTCGCCAAGAAAGATTGCCAGCCCGGTGATCTGATTTTCTTCAAAGGTGGAAACTCGCACAGTAACCGAATTGGACACGTAGGTATTGTATCGGAGGTAAAAGACGGAAAGATTCGTTTCATCCACTCGGCTTACAATGGCGGCGTTCGTTTTGACTGGCTTGATCAGGAAAAGTACTACCAAACTCGTTTTTCGGGACTTCGCCGGGTTATTGGCGTACTGGATTTTCTTCCTTCTGAATCGTAA